In the genome of Leucobacter luti, one region contains:
- a CDS encoding SDR family oxidoreductase, which produces MQPLLDQKVLLVTGGTQGLGRAIAEAAAREGAAGVAIVGRTAEKAEVALVAIRAAARAAAGAPSAPGAAASAADETPAFEAVAIIADLAVPGEAERVVAETGARFGRVDSLVNAAGATSRGTLLDTSRELLQEHLNLNLVVPFMTMQGAVADMRERGSSGTIVNIISMAMHGGQPYLAPYTASKAGLAGLTKNVAFAHRFDRIRINGLNIGWTATPGEAATQKNFHGAADDWLASAEAAQPMGKLGRPDEIADAVVFLLSERSGVVTGSIIDWDQNVPGAYDQ; this is translated from the coding sequence ATGCAGCCACTGCTTGATCAGAAGGTCCTCCTCGTCACCGGTGGCACACAGGGGCTCGGCCGAGCGATCGCTGAGGCGGCGGCCCGCGAGGGTGCCGCCGGCGTCGCCATCGTGGGCCGGACCGCTGAAAAGGCAGAGGTGGCGCTCGTCGCGATCCGTGCTGCCGCGCGCGCTGCTGCCGGTGCTCCCAGTGCTCCTGGTGCTGCCGCGAGTGCTGCGGACGAGACCCCGGCTTTCGAAGCGGTGGCGATCATCGCGGATCTCGCGGTGCCTGGTGAGGCGGAGCGTGTCGTCGCAGAGACCGGCGCGCGCTTCGGCCGCGTCGATAGCCTCGTGAACGCTGCGGGTGCAACCTCTCGCGGCACGCTGCTCGATACGAGCCGCGAGCTGCTGCAGGAGCACCTGAACCTCAACCTCGTCGTGCCGTTCATGACGATGCAGGGTGCGGTCGCGGACATGCGAGAGCGCGGCTCATCAGGCACCATCGTGAACATCATCAGCATGGCGATGCACGGCGGTCAGCCCTACCTCGCGCCATACACTGCCTCGAAGGCAGGCCTTGCCGGGCTCACGAAGAACGTGGCGTTCGCGCATCGCTTCGACCGGATCCGGATCAACGGTCTCAACATCGGTTGGACCGCGACCCCCGGTGAGGCTGCAACGCAGAAGAACTTCCACGGCGCGGCTGACGACTGGCTCGCATCGGCCGAGGCGGCCCAACCCATGGGCAAGCTTGGGCGACCGGATGAGATTGCCGATGCGGTCGTCTTCTTGCTCAGCGAGCGCAGCGGCGTCGTTACCGGCTCCATTATCGACTGGGATCAGAACGTTCCCGGCGCCTACGACCAGTAG
- a CDS encoding Gfo/Idh/MocA family protein, with protein MPDPRAVPAKRWGILGTGWIAARFVEALQANTVQQVVAVGSRTRERATEFAAEHGIARAYGSYEELVAAEDVDVVYVATGHLDHLAHATLAIEAGKAVLVEKPMTPRLEDTQRLVTLARSRGVFAMEAVWTLALPRYSVVRQILASGMLGDVVSVSANLGERLVDHHRAMDPAQGGGVMNDIGSYTLMFANEVLPGLRVVAAHGQRHPEHGAIGQFHALLADPADRLATVSASMLAETPTTAFIAGTEATLELAAPFYQPGPVVVRFHDGTVLRHDEAALAHTQLFWEALEVARCLEAGLTESPLRPLAQTLATVALIGEARALMADPA; from the coding sequence GTGCCCGATCCGCGCGCGGTTCCTGCGAAGCGCTGGGGGATCCTCGGGACGGGGTGGATCGCGGCCCGTTTTGTTGAAGCACTCCAGGCGAATACCGTGCAGCAAGTCGTGGCAGTGGGATCGCGCACGCGTGAGCGCGCGACGGAGTTCGCGGCGGAGCACGGGATCGCGCGGGCATACGGCAGCTACGAGGAGCTGGTCGCGGCGGAGGACGTCGACGTGGTCTACGTCGCCACCGGGCACCTCGATCACCTCGCACACGCCACGCTCGCGATCGAGGCTGGCAAAGCAGTGCTCGTGGAGAAGCCGATGACGCCGCGACTGGAGGACACGCAGCGCCTCGTCACGCTCGCCAGATCCCGCGGGGTGTTCGCGATGGAGGCCGTGTGGACGCTTGCGCTGCCCAGATACTCAGTCGTGCGGCAGATTCTTGCGAGCGGGATGCTGGGCGACGTGGTCTCCGTCTCCGCGAACCTCGGTGAGCGGCTCGTCGATCACCACCGGGCGATGGATCCGGCGCAGGGCGGTGGCGTGATGAACGACATCGGCAGCTACACGCTGATGTTCGCCAACGAGGTATTGCCCGGGCTCCGCGTCGTGGCCGCCCACGGGCAGCGGCACCCGGAGCACGGCGCGATCGGGCAGTTCCATGCGTTGCTGGCGGATCCCGCTGACCGTCTCGCGACGGTGAGCGCGTCGATGCTCGCCGAGACTCCGACCACTGCGTTCATTGCTGGCACAGAAGCGACGCTGGAACTCGCGGCCCCGTTCTACCAGCCGGGCCCGGTCGTCGTGCGGTTCCACGACGGCACGGTGTTGCGGCACGACGAAGCTGCGCTCGCGCATACGCAGTTGTTCTGGGAGGCGCTTGAGGTGGCGCGCTGCCTTGAAGCGGGGCTGACCGAATCGCCGCTGCGTCCGCTCGCACAGACGCTGGCGACGGTCGCATTGATCGGGGAAGCCAGGGCGTTGATGGCGGACCCGGCGTAG
- a CDS encoding amidase family protein, producing the protein MEAADFSYDPVYPHAFTTAWTAGLSLLELPEGAEEQLTPLTRLFRERALARPRNAHVTAASQLRDFATEARAQWGRTDVVLTPGLAMLPPRIGAFTSLTPDEDYQLQCEWAPYTSMVNVAGLPAIVVPILTTPAGQSFGVQLIGRYGAEETLLQLAAQLTAA; encoded by the coding sequence ATCGAGGCGGCGGACTTCAGCTACGATCCCGTCTACCCACACGCCTTCACCACGGCGTGGACGGCCGGCCTCTCGCTGCTCGAGCTCCCGGAAGGCGCGGAGGAACAACTGACTCCGCTCACGAGACTGTTTCGCGAGCGCGCGCTCGCTCGCCCACGCAACGCACACGTCACCGCCGCCTCACAGCTGCGCGATTTCGCGACCGAGGCGCGCGCCCAGTGGGGCCGCACCGACGTCGTGCTCACGCCCGGGCTTGCGATGCTCCCGCCCCGGATCGGCGCGTTCACCTCGCTCACCCCTGACGAGGATTACCAGTTGCAGTGCGAGTGGGCGCCCTACACATCGATGGTCAACGTCGCAGGGCTCCCAGCGATTGTCGTCCCGATCCTCACGACCCCGGCCGGCCAGTCCTTCGGCGTCCAGTTAATCGGTCGCTACGGCGCCGAGGAGACGCTGCTGCAGCTCGCGGCGCAGCTCACCGCGGCTTAG
- a CDS encoding metal ABC transporter substrate-binding protein produces the protein MTLSLHGTRRFPQSALLGGIALAAAAALTLTGCSADTAGASGADGSLKVVATTTQLTDFAREIGGDDIELRGLLVPGGSAHHFDPTPADLLALSEADVLIVNGAGLESFIDDAIDASGFDGEVITASDGIDLAEATEITAEGEAGGAAEHDHADHDHEDQDHAAEGAETAEATETAEAGTDHSDHEHDHGTETAEAAEGAHTDHDGHDHGATNPHLWTSPRYAEGMAAHIGEEFARIDTANAADYDARTAAYVQQLQALDTWVSEQFAAVPEAKRVLVSGHDSLRYFLHDYDIDFAGAILPSFEDNAEPSAADIDALVAAIKDRGVTAVFVESSMSPKLARTIAAEAGVRVIDAESLYADSLGVADSGADTYISATVHNTRTILEAWGETAAPLPDTLQ, from the coding sequence ATGACACTCTCCCTCCACGGCACTCGCCGCTTCCCCCAGTCCGCGCTCCTTGGCGGCATTGCGCTCGCCGCAGCCGCGGCCCTGACTCTGACTGGCTGCTCTGCCGACACCGCCGGCGCTTCCGGCGCGGACGGTTCGCTCAAGGTGGTCGCCACGACCACGCAGCTCACGGACTTCGCGCGGGAAATTGGTGGGGACGACATCGAACTGCGCGGCCTGCTCGTGCCGGGTGGCTCAGCGCACCACTTTGACCCCACACCCGCTGACCTGCTTGCGTTGAGCGAAGCCGATGTGCTCATCGTCAACGGAGCTGGTCTTGAGAGCTTCATCGACGACGCGATCGACGCATCCGGATTCGACGGTGAGGTCATCACCGCGAGCGATGGGATTGATCTCGCGGAGGCCACGGAGATCACCGCAGAGGGTGAGGCGGGTGGTGCCGCGGAGCATGACCACGCGGATCACGACCACGAGGACCAGGACCACGCGGCCGAGGGCGCCGAGACCGCTGAAGCTACCGAGACAGCAGAGGCTGGTACGGATCACTCGGACCACGAGCACGACCACGGCACAGAAACCGCGGAAGCTGCCGAGGGTGCCCACACTGACCACGACGGCCACGATCACGGTGCCACGAACCCGCACCTGTGGACCTCCCCGCGCTACGCGGAGGGCATGGCTGCACACATCGGCGAGGAGTTCGCGCGGATCGACACAGCGAACGCTGCCGATTACGACGCACGCACCGCGGCATACGTGCAGCAGTTGCAGGCTCTCGACACCTGGGTGAGCGAGCAATTCGCAGCGGTCCCCGAGGCCAAGCGCGTGCTCGTGAGCGGACACGATTCGCTCCGCTACTTCCTGCACGACTACGACATCGACTTCGCCGGCGCGATCCTGCCAAGCTTCGAGGACAACGCTGAACCGAGCGCCGCCGATATCGATGCCCTTGTGGCTGCCATCAAGGACCGCGGCGTGACGGCAGTGTTCGTCGAGTCCTCGATGAGCCCGAAGCTTGCTCGGACGATCGCGGCTGAGGCCGGAGTCCGCGTGATCGACGCCGAGTCGCTCTACGCAGACTCGCTCGGCGTCGCCGATAGCGGCGCAGACACCTACATCAGCGCGACGGTCCACAACACGCGCACCATCCTGGAGGCGTGGGGCGAAACTGCTGCTCCGCTCCCCGATACGCTGCAGTGA
- a CDS encoding ATP-binding cassette domain-containing protein: MTAALALDHAAFGYAGVTRVEDLTFQLPTGAALALIGPNGSGKSTLLRGILGLADRTAGSIRVLDMAPDRARRAVGSLPQADTRDTTLPITLRQVVTMGLYRSRGRWARLVVPGEQRWPPHLNG, from the coding sequence ATGACTGCTGCACTCGCCCTTGACCACGCCGCCTTCGGCTACGCGGGGGTCACCAGAGTAGAGGACCTCACGTTTCAGCTGCCGACGGGCGCTGCCCTCGCGCTCATCGGGCCCAACGGCTCGGGTAAGTCCACACTGTTGCGGGGCATCCTGGGGCTCGCGGATCGCACCGCTGGCAGTATCAGGGTGCTGGACATGGCGCCGGATCGCGCCCGCCGTGCGGTCGGTTCGCTGCCGCAGGCGGATACGCGGGACACAACGCTGCCGATTACGCTGCGCCAGGTCGTCACCATGGGGCTGTACCGCTCACGGGGGCGCTGGGCCCGATTGGTGGTGCCGGGCGAGCAGCGGTGGCCGCCGCACTTGAACGGGTAG
- a CDS encoding metal ABC transporter ATP-binding protein: MAAALERVGLAAFAGRRFGELSGGQQQRGILARALVSDPKLLLLDEPFNGLDRENREVLLQLVAELRDEGRTIVVSTHDLEIAREACSHVLLLASGHEPNQPGHPAGFGPLDEALTLAAVQHAFHDATVELDHHTVTTTRETEE, translated from the coding sequence GTGGCCGCCGCACTTGAACGGGTAGGGCTCGCGGCGTTTGCTGGCCGCCGTTTCGGCGAGCTCTCCGGTGGTCAGCAGCAGCGCGGGATCCTCGCGCGGGCGCTCGTGTCGGATCCAAAGCTCCTCCTCCTGGACGAGCCTTTCAATGGACTTGATCGTGAGAATCGCGAGGTTCTGCTGCAACTCGTCGCTGAGTTGCGGGACGAGGGGCGGACGATCGTGGTGTCGACACACGATCTGGAGATTGCTCGCGAGGCGTGCTCGCATGTGCTGCTACTCGCGAGCGGTCATGAGCCGAACCAGCCGGGCCACCCGGCGGGCTTTGGCCCACTCGATGAAGCGCTCACACTCGCCGCGGTGCAGCACGCGTTCCACGACGCGACGGTGGAGCTGGATCATCACACGGTGACCACGACTCGGGAGACTGAGGAGTGA
- a CDS encoding metal ABC transporter permease codes for MTELASIVAAHGPLEVFALPFMWRALGTVVILAIAAGVVGLFISFRELEFVSDGLVHAVFPGLVIGAAIGGSGGVLPGAVLAAIVAAVLFTVLEHRGGVGADAAIAVVLTGLFSLGIVLVSRQEGYVSQLQELLFGRLLTVTEAQLWQILVVAIAAIAVVGVTWRAQLFRAFDAAGAEAAGFKPLAADLALGIAVALLVVAGVQALGVLMVLALLTVPMAAARLLSPRFALLIPIAILLPLVAGIFGLWLSFEWSVGAGATVSPGAIVVLLLVACYGIAALARVLTRREVRA; via the coding sequence GTGACTGAGCTCGCCAGTATCGTGGCGGCGCACGGCCCACTTGAGGTGTTTGCGCTGCCGTTCATGTGGCGCGCGCTCGGAACCGTCGTGATTCTCGCGATTGCCGCAGGCGTCGTCGGGCTATTCATTAGCTTCCGCGAGCTTGAATTTGTGAGCGACGGGCTCGTGCATGCCGTGTTCCCCGGACTGGTGATCGGGGCGGCCATCGGCGGATCTGGCGGGGTGCTGCCGGGCGCTGTGCTCGCCGCAATCGTCGCTGCCGTCCTGTTCACGGTGCTGGAGCACCGGGGCGGGGTGGGCGCTGACGCAGCGATTGCGGTCGTGTTGACCGGGCTGTTCAGCCTCGGCATTGTGCTTGTCTCTCGGCAAGAGGGCTACGTCTCCCAACTGCAAGAGCTGCTCTTCGGCAGGCTCCTGACCGTCACGGAAGCGCAGCTGTGGCAGATCCTTGTCGTGGCGATCGCCGCCATTGCCGTGGTCGGGGTCACCTGGCGTGCACAGCTCTTTCGCGCGTTCGATGCAGCTGGCGCAGAGGCGGCGGGATTCAAACCCCTTGCTGCAGACCTCGCGCTCGGGATCGCGGTCGCGTTGCTCGTGGTCGCCGGGGTGCAGGCGCTCGGCGTGCTGATGGTGCTTGCGTTGCTCACCGTGCCGATGGCTGCGGCCAGACTGCTGTCACCGCGGTTTGCCCTGCTGATCCCGATCGCGATCCTGCTGCCGCTCGTGGCTGGTATCTTCGGCCTGTGGCTCTCATTCGAGTGGTCAGTTGGCGCAGGGGCAACGGTCTCGCCCGGCGCGATCGTGGTGCTGTTGCTTGTTGCCTGTTATGGCATTGCCGCGCTTGCGCGAGTGCTCACACGGCGGGAGGTGCGCGCATGA
- a CDS encoding metal ABC transporter permease, which translates to MSYFALAALELTLLGLLAGLAGTLIVLRKRSFFAVALSHATFPGGVVFAIVGWNLLLGQALFALVLVLLMTLLGRIPGQGRQVTSGVVLSFGFALGTLLASLNPGLGIPVEALLVGSPLSVSTADVAATGAVLVVVFLVLAVSWRRILFHSFDPVGFAAAGFRSWPVELIVTGVIAAAVVVAMPAVGAILGVAVIIGPAATARALTSRLEWIPPLAAGIGIGGGLLGLWISREFGIAAGGAVGLVIAAIFLLAVAAKALVQRSRAGQRGRGDAEFATVGSRTPAQEG; encoded by the coding sequence ATGAGCTACTTTGCACTTGCGGCGCTGGAGCTCACGCTGCTCGGACTCCTCGCTGGGCTCGCTGGCACGCTCATCGTGCTGCGCAAGCGTTCGTTCTTCGCAGTGGCGCTGAGCCACGCGACCTTCCCAGGCGGCGTCGTATTTGCGATCGTCGGCTGGAACTTGCTGCTCGGTCAGGCCCTATTCGCGCTCGTGCTCGTCTTGCTGATGACGCTCCTCGGCAGGATTCCCGGGCAGGGGCGCCAAGTCACAAGTGGCGTGGTGCTGTCGTTCGGCTTCGCGCTCGGCACACTGCTGGCGAGCCTGAACCCTGGCCTCGGTATTCCCGTCGAAGCGCTGCTCGTCGGCTCTCCGCTCAGCGTGTCGACGGCTGACGTTGCGGCAACCGGCGCGGTCCTCGTCGTGGTGTTCCTCGTGCTCGCAGTGAGCTGGCGGCGGATCCTGTTCCACTCCTTTGACCCGGTTGGCTTTGCTGCAGCCGGATTCCGGAGCTGGCCAGTTGAGCTCATTGTCACGGGTGTCATCGCGGCCGCCGTGGTCGTCGCGATGCCGGCGGTCGGTGCCATTCTCGGCGTCGCGGTGATCATCGGTCCAGCAGCGACAGCGCGCGCGCTGACGTCGCGCTTGGAATGGATCCCGCCGCTCGCCGCCGGTATCGGTATCGGCGGAGGCCTGCTTGGGCTCTGGATTTCCCGCGAGTTCGGGATCGCTGCGGGCGGCGCTGTTGGCCTCGTCATTGCAGCAATTTTCTTACTCGCTGTTGCTGCCAAGGCTCTCGTGCAGCGCAGCCGTGCTGGCCAACGTGGGCGGGGCGACGCCGAGTTCGCTACGGTGGGGAGCAGAACACCAGCCCAGGAGGGGTGA
- a CDS encoding Fur family transcriptional regulator, which translates to MQPRRNTWQREAVRASLAEAHGFVSAQQLHQVLRDAGSTIGLATVYRNLASLVESDEADSLQSPEGENLFRSCATQGHHHHLICRSCGDTRELSATVVEEWTKRVGAEHGFTEIEHIVDLFGLCERCRAAGR; encoded by the coding sequence ATGCAGCCAAGACGGAACACCTGGCAACGCGAAGCGGTGCGCGCGTCGCTCGCTGAGGCGCACGGTTTTGTGAGCGCACAGCAACTGCACCAGGTGCTGCGCGACGCCGGATCAACGATCGGTCTCGCGACCGTGTATCGCAACCTGGCGAGCCTCGTTGAGAGTGACGAGGCCGACTCGCTGCAGTCCCCTGAGGGCGAAAACCTGTTCCGATCCTGCGCAACCCAGGGACACCACCACCATCTGATCTGCCGCAGTTGCGGTGACACGAGAGAGCTTTCCGCGACAGTGGTTGAGGAGTGGACGAAACGTGTGGGCGCCGAGCACGGTTTCACGGAGATCGAGCACATCGTGGATCTCTTCGGCCTGTGCGAACGGTGCCGCGCGGCGGGTCGCTAG
- a CDS encoding efflux RND transporter permease subunit — MSFLTRTSLMNRLIVGLITLAIAVLGIFSMNSLKQELMPSMQVPMAMVSVQSPGLAPEELSRLVTEPTEQAVGAVPGITKVSSTTSAGDATVMVEWPFDGDKETLAKLRSAAEALKPTFPQGTEITVFSGGADDMPAMMLSAASEDDPGTLGDALNQTVIPALQGVPGVQKVTLEGREELRIMIDLRPADVTRLKVDPTQIPGVLEAHGAALPAGEAEAPEGALAVTVGGALTSVEEVAALPIAVENGVVKLSDFADVKTEAQPTESISRVNGNPALTLQVKPGQGANVIDISHGVNEELDRLAPTINAEFITIFDQAPFIEQSIEDLSVEGGLGLLFAVLVILAFLGSWRSTIIAAISIPLSLLITLTGLLWSGNTLNILTLGALTIAIGRVVDDSIVVIENITRRKGAGHLTIEGVVASVKQVAGAITASTLTTVAVFLPIAFVSGIAGQLFRPFAITVSIALIASLVVALTIVPVLAYWFIRGKERRGAPSAPNAEAAATPGDSAVLASSHPADTADAVHTSELAQPTPGDDTVELARPVPATSAVSAVSDGPVTGSTPAAGTVRIQDGGEHSDLDEIHTAPDRLQRAIMPALNATRRHPVITLVTSALILVGTLGMTSMLQADFLGSSGNESLQLTQSPKETTADELVAVAEPVEAALGKVPGVRDVITNIPVSVAGAPSTISYDVQLEENADVETVNAAVQKALDGLTDAEEIQILTQDAFVDAGGSGIALQIRGNDPAALREASDLLEKQLADESGVQSVKSELAGEQPIVRVKLNELQAANIGFSPATVAQAVQEALEGKNVGRIMLEGRDRDIIVRTPGTERTAEQLGEILLPVTPVQTAQAQKIAADALKAKGEEEAAEAERKQDAELAQQINDAVTQRAEMAAQVGPLNEQLAQLSAAPIVAGPPLSPEDDAMARAVQERMEQLAALQGAIASAQGGVEGIDEQITSLRDMQNQTAEGRAKAAEAEAEQKAAAEITGSAIPLSAIAEVKQELTAPVITRADGERQVALTITPEKGQLEAATAAIDRAIATTELPAGVSFELGGASAQQDDAFGQLGLAMLAAIALVLLVMVATFRSFRGPFVLLVSIPFAATGAILGLLLTNTPLGLPALIGLLMLIGIVVTNAIVLMDLVNRLRSAGADLDEAVEHGTRLRLRPILMTAAATIFALVPMSLGLTGGGVFISKPLAIVVIGGLISSTLLTLILVPILYTLVERRRENKLAKRATRRERREERRAERAETRETQRQLAGKGRRARQSRSAIPSHRVSRSQSVSRSRSESPSAASLSRPPSSPNSRSPRPRQPRVSSQRPRPNSLLGRGLWQSAALTQRS; from the coding sequence ATGTCCTTCCTCACCCGCACCAGCCTGATGAATCGGCTCATCGTGGGGCTCATCACGCTCGCCATCGCGGTGCTCGGGATCTTCTCGATGAACTCGCTCAAGCAAGAGCTGATGCCTTCGATGCAGGTGCCCATGGCCATGGTGTCCGTGCAGTCCCCTGGCCTGGCCCCCGAGGAACTCTCGCGACTCGTCACCGAGCCGACCGAACAGGCCGTCGGCGCGGTACCCGGCATCACGAAAGTCTCATCGACGACTTCGGCGGGCGACGCCACAGTCATGGTCGAGTGGCCGTTCGACGGCGACAAGGAGACGCTCGCCAAACTCCGTTCCGCGGCCGAGGCGCTAAAGCCGACCTTCCCGCAGGGCACCGAGATCACCGTGTTCTCTGGCGGCGCCGATGATATGCCCGCCATGATGCTCAGCGCAGCGTCGGAGGACGACCCCGGCACGCTCGGTGACGCTCTGAACCAGACCGTCATTCCCGCGCTCCAGGGCGTGCCCGGCGTGCAGAAAGTCACGCTCGAGGGGCGAGAAGAGCTGCGGATCATGATCGATCTCCGCCCGGCGGACGTGACGCGACTCAAGGTTGATCCCACTCAGATTCCCGGAGTGCTCGAGGCCCACGGCGCCGCACTGCCGGCGGGCGAAGCTGAGGCCCCCGAAGGCGCCCTCGCGGTAACGGTTGGTGGCGCGTTGACCTCCGTTGAAGAAGTCGCGGCGCTCCCGATCGCGGTCGAAAACGGGGTGGTCAAGCTTTCCGACTTCGCAGATGTGAAGACCGAGGCGCAGCCGACCGAGTCCATCTCTCGCGTCAACGGCAACCCGGCGCTCACGCTTCAGGTCAAACCCGGCCAGGGCGCAAACGTCATCGACATCTCGCACGGGGTAAACGAAGAGCTGGATCGCCTCGCCCCCACCATCAACGCCGAGTTCATTACGATCTTCGACCAGGCGCCGTTCATTGAGCAGTCCATCGAGGATCTCTCGGTCGAGGGCGGGCTTGGCCTGCTATTCGCTGTGCTCGTGATCCTCGCGTTCCTGGGCTCCTGGCGATCGACGATCATCGCGGCGATCTCAATCCCCCTCTCACTCCTCATCACCCTCACCGGCCTGCTCTGGAGCGGGAACACGCTGAATATCCTGACTCTCGGCGCGCTCACGATCGCCATCGGTCGCGTAGTGGACGATTCGATTGTGGTGATCGAAAACATCACACGCCGCAAGGGAGCCGGCCACCTCACCATCGAGGGCGTCGTGGCTTCAGTGAAGCAGGTCGCTGGCGCAATCACTGCGTCCACGCTCACCACCGTTGCCGTCTTCTTGCCGATCGCCTTTGTCTCCGGCATTGCCGGGCAGCTGTTCCGCCCGTTTGCGATCACCGTGTCGATCGCGCTCATCGCGTCGCTCGTCGTCGCGCTCACCATCGTTCCGGTGCTCGCCTACTGGTTCATCCGCGGCAAAGAGCGGCGCGGAGCTCCCTCCGCACCGAACGCCGAAGCTGCTGCAACCCCGGGCGACTCCGCTGTGCTCGCCTCCAGTCACCCTGCGGACACCGCAGACGCAGTGCACACCTCCGAGCTCGCGCAACCTACCCCCGGTGATGACACGGTGGAGCTCGCGCGCCCTGTGCCAGCAACGTCGGCCGTATCAGCGGTGTCGGACGGCCCCGTAACCGGGTCCACCCCGGCAGCGGGCACGGTGAGGATTCAGGACGGAGGCGAGCACTCAGATCTCGACGAAATCCACACCGCACCTGACCGCCTACAACGCGCGATCATGCCAGCGCTGAACGCGACACGGCGCCACCCTGTCATCACACTCGTGACCTCTGCGCTGATCCTGGTCGGCACGCTGGGCATGACCTCCATGCTGCAGGCCGACTTCCTCGGATCGTCAGGAAACGAGAGTCTGCAACTCACCCAGTCCCCCAAGGAAACCACGGCGGACGAGCTGGTAGCCGTTGCTGAGCCCGTCGAGGCGGCACTCGGCAAGGTGCCTGGCGTCCGCGACGTCATCACGAACATCCCCGTGAGCGTTGCAGGTGCGCCCAGCACGATCTCCTACGACGTTCAGCTCGAAGAAAACGCTGACGTCGAGACCGTGAACGCCGCGGTGCAGAAGGCACTCGACGGACTCACAGACGCCGAGGAAATTCAGATCCTGACTCAGGATGCGTTCGTCGACGCCGGCGGTTCCGGGATTGCGTTGCAGATCCGCGGCAACGATCCGGCAGCACTGCGCGAAGCAAGCGATCTGCTCGAGAAACAGCTCGCCGATGAATCCGGCGTCCAGTCCGTGAAGAGTGAACTCGCTGGCGAGCAGCCGATCGTCCGTGTGAAGTTGAACGAATTGCAGGCCGCGAACATTGGCTTCAGCCCGGCCACCGTGGCGCAAGCGGTGCAGGAGGCACTCGAGGGCAAGAACGTCGGCAGGATCATGCTCGAGGGCCGGGATCGCGACATCATCGTGCGTACTCCGGGCACTGAGCGCACGGCTGAGCAGCTCGGCGAGATCCTTCTCCCGGTCACCCCGGTGCAGACCGCACAGGCGCAGAAGATCGCGGCCGACGCGCTCAAAGCGAAGGGCGAAGAGGAAGCAGCGGAAGCCGAGCGGAAGCAGGACGCTGAGCTCGCGCAGCAGATCAATGATGCCGTTACCCAGCGCGCCGAGATGGCGGCGCAGGTGGGACCGCTCAATGAGCAGCTCGCCCAGCTGTCAGCTGCTCCGATCGTCGCTGGTCCGCCACTCTCGCCGGAAGATGACGCTATGGCGCGCGCCGTGCAGGAACGGATGGAGCAGCTCGCTGCCCTACAGGGTGCGATCGCGAGCGCCCAGGGCGGGGTCGAGGGAATCGACGAGCAGATCACCTCGCTGCGCGATATGCAGAATCAGACGGCCGAAGGGCGCGCCAAAGCTGCAGAGGCAGAGGCAGAGCAGAAGGCGGCCGCCGAGATTACCGGCTCGGCGATCCCGCTCAGCGCCATCGCCGAGGTGAAGCAGGAACTCACCGCCCCCGTGATCACCCGAGCTGACGGCGAGCGCCAAGTGGCACTCACCATTACGCCGGAGAAGGGTCAGCTCGAAGCTGCCACCGCGGCCATCGACCGCGCGATCGCCACGACAGAACTCCCCGCCGGCGTGAGCTTCGAACTCGGCGGCGCAAGCGCCCAGCAGGACGACGCGTTCGGACAGCTCGGCCTCGCCATGCTGGCAGCGATTGCGCTCGTGCTGCTAGTCATGGTGGCGACGTTCCGCAGCTTCCGCGGACCGTTCGTGCTGCTGGTGTCAATTCCCTTCGCTGCGACCGGGGCGATCCTCGGCCTGCTGCTCACGAACACACCACTCGGGCTGCCCGCACTCATCGGATTGCTGATGCTCATCGGCATCGTAGTGACCAATGCGATCGTCCTCATGGACCTCGTCAATCGACTCCGCTCAGCTGGCGCCGACCTCGACGAGGCGGTGGAGCACGGCACCCGCCTGCGCCTGCGCCCCATCCTGATGACGGCGGCAGCCACCATCTTCGCGCTCGTCCCCATGTCACTCGGTCTCACCGGAGGCGGTGTCTTCATCTCGAAGCCACTCGCGATCGTCGTCATTGGTGGCTTGATCTCCTCGACATTGCTGACGCTGATCCTGGTGCCGATCCTCTACACGCTCGTTGAGCGGCGCCGCGAGAATAAGCTCGCGAAGCGGGCGACACGCAGGGAACGGCGCGAGGAACGGCGCGCCGAGCGTGCAGAGACCCGGGAAACGCAACGGCAGCTCGCAGGCAAGGGGAGGCGCGCACGCCAAAGCCGAAGCGCGATCCCAAGCCACCGCGTGAGCCGAAGCCAAAGCGTGAGCCGAAGCCGAAGCGAAAGTCCAAGCGCGGCGAGCCTGAGCCGCCCACCGAGTTCACCGAACTCGCGTAGCCCCCGGCCACGGCAGCCGCGGGTGTCAAGCCAGAGGCCCCGCCCCAACTCTCTGTTGGGGCGGGGCCTCTGGCAATCCGCAGCGTTGACTCAGAGGAGCTAG